One genomic segment of Aliarcobacter cibarius includes these proteins:
- a CDS encoding sensor domain-containing diguanylate cyclase translates to MKHKNFRKLFTIYFITFGILISLMGASINYYIQTMQANKILSQKASEVFQIRNENELKYYLNHLDNTLKSIKNSRLMQDFISSKNLYNKEKINDLFLSTSNANELIMRIRYIDKNGKEVILVDKNNSKNNSFVENDSNLKDQKESDYFKKISKLDNSNIWYSKLKLVTTNQEIEKPYKPTFIIGTPLFNKNNFDGILVINIFLNDLLKMVANSTIFNHYIIDKDNNYIFHPNEEFSFSSYKNIKRDIKEDFPNGLNDSEVFTYSLENIFKNEENLLMVIKAKDNYKNEIFLDKLKTLVLLLFITLFLSFIMAVMMSNTPIMLERELFKAHEDLNEFKEIINKYVITYSAKNDGTIIESSEAFEKVSGYSKEELIGNKISIIKHPTEDKETIKNLLNTIRKNQIWIGIIKNKTKDGREFWLEQTIIPKIDEKNHSLKKYLSVSIDITDKKLLEEMASIDKLTGIYNRRMLDEFLQKTIDVVSRHNEELSLIIIDIDYFKNVNDTYGHVEGDNVLFQVSKIISENLRSSDIFGRYGGEEFLIICTKTDKNSAFILAEKLRNAIKNHEFPNVGEKTISLGIAEFEKNDKVKSLLEKADLALYKAKNNGRNKTIIYEKEIKSLDKNSNFYYI, encoded by the coding sequence ATGAAACATAAAAATTTTCGAAAACTATTTACAATTTATTTTATAACTTTTGGAATTCTTATTTCATTAATGGGGGCAAGTATAAATTATTATATACAAACCATGCAAGCAAATAAAATCCTAAGTCAAAAAGCTTCTGAAGTTTTTCAAATTAGAAATGAAAATGAATTAAAATATTATCTTAATCACTTAGATAATACTTTGAAATCTATAAAAAACAGTAGACTAATGCAAGATTTTATCTCTTCTAAAAACTTATACAATAAAGAAAAAATAAATGATTTATTTTTAAGCACTAGTAATGCAAATGAGCTAATTATGAGAATAAGATATATAGATAAAAATGGTAAAGAAGTTATTCTAGTGGATAAAAATAATTCAAAAAACAACTCTTTTGTAGAAAATGATTCCAATTTAAAAGATCAAAAAGAGTCAGACTATTTTAAAAAAATATCAAAATTAGATAATAGTAATATTTGGTACTCAAAATTAAAATTAGTTACTACAAATCAAGAAATAGAAAAGCCTTATAAACCAACATTTATTATAGGTACTCCTCTCTTTAATAAAAATAATTTTGATGGAATTCTTGTAATTAATATATTTTTAAATGATCTTTTAAAAATGGTGGCTAATTCAACTATATTTAATCATTACATAATAGATAAAGACAATAACTATATATTTCATCCTAATGAAGAGTTTTCTTTTAGCTCTTATAAAAATATAAAAAGAGATATAAAAGAAGATTTTCCAAATGGTTTAAATGATAGTGAAGTTTTTACATATTCTTTAGAAAATATTTTTAAAAATGAAGAAAATTTACTTATGGTTATCAAAGCAAAAGATAATTATAAAAATGAAATTTTTCTTGATAAATTAAAAACTCTAGTTCTTCTTCTTTTTATAACACTTTTTTTAAGTTTTATAATGGCTGTTATGATGTCAAATACACCTATTATGTTGGAAAGAGAACTTTTCAAAGCACATGAAGACTTAAATGAATTTAAAGAAATTATAAATAAATATGTGATTACTTACTCAGCAAAAAATGATGGTACAATTATTGAATCAAGTGAAGCATTTGAAAAAGTTAGTGGTTATTCAAAAGAAGAACTAATAGGAAATAAAATATCAATAATCAAACATCCAACAGAAGATAAAGAGACAATTAAAAATCTATTAAACACTATTAGAAAAAATCAAATATGGATTGGAATTATTAAAAATAAAACTAAAGATGGAAGAGAATTTTGGCTTGAACAAACAATTATTCCAAAAATAGATGAAAAAAATCATTCATTAAAAAAATATTTATCAGTAAGTATTGATATTACTGATAAAAAGTTATTAGAAGAGATGGCTTCAATTGATAAATTAACTGGAATTTATAATAGAAGAATGCTAGATGAATTTTTACAAAAAACAATTGATGTTGTATCAAGACATAATGAAGAGTTATCTTTAATTATTATAGATATAGATTATTTTAAAAATGTAAATGATACTTATGGACACGTAGAAGGAGACAACGTTTTATTTCAAGTGTCAAAAATCATTTCTGAAAATTTAAGAAGTTCAGATATATTTGGAAGATATGGAGGAGAAGAATTTTTGATTATTTGTACAAAAACAGATAAAAATTCTGCGTTTATATTAGCTGAAAAACTAAGAAATGCTATTAAAAATCACGAATTCCCAAATGTTGGAGAAAAGACGATATCTTTGGGAATTGCTGAGTTTGAAAAAAATGACAAAGTTAAAAGTTTATTAGAAAAAGCTGATTTAGCACTTTATAAAGCGAAGAATAATGGTAGAAATAAAACTATTATCTATGAAAAGGAGATAAAATCTTTAGATAAAAATTCAAATTTTTATTATATTTAA
- the kdsB gene encoding 3-deoxy-manno-octulosonate cytidylyltransferase, which translates to MIIIPARLNSSRFANKILVDILGLPMVIRTAKQVSSLDRVIIATDSHEVIELAKKHGFEAIMTSIEHNSGTDRINEAVNSLNLSEDEIIINVQADEPFIEVDVVKSVINRVKEVKNCSNTLITSCYKEVSSENADNPNLVKVVINNLEEAIYFSRSKIPYHRDHNENGTYFGHLGIYGFTKKSLNKFCSLNPSKLENIEKLEQLRAIDNGFKIAMVKVESKSFGIDTQDDLNRALKIFGDK; encoded by the coding sequence ATGATAATAATTCCAGCGAGATTAAACTCAAGTCGATTTGCAAATAAAATTTTAGTTGATATTTTAGGTCTTCCAATGGTTATAAGAACAGCTAAACAAGTAAGTTCTCTAGATAGAGTAATAATAGCAACAGATAGTCATGAAGTTATTGAATTAGCAAAGAAGCATGGATTTGAAGCAATAATGACATCAATTGAGCATAATAGTGGAACAGATAGAATAAATGAAGCTGTAAATAGTTTAAATTTAAGTGAAGATGAAATTATAATAAATGTTCAAGCTGACGAACCATTTATTGAAGTTGATGTTGTAAAATCTGTAATAAATAGAGTAAAAGAGGTTAAAAATTGCTCAAATACACTTATTACATCTTGTTATAAAGAGGTTTCAAGTGAAAATGCTGATAATCCTAATTTAGTAAAAGTGGTTATAAATAATTTAGAAGAAGCAATATACTTTTCAAGATCTAAAATTCCATATCATAGAGATCATAATGAAAATGGTACTTATTTTGGTCACTTAGGAATCTATGGATTTACAAAGAAATCTCTAAATAAATTTTGTAGTTTAAACCCTTCAAAATTAGAAAATATTGAAAAATTAGAACAATTAAGAGCTATTGATAATGGATTTAAAATTGCCATGGTAAAAGTAGAATCAAAATCTTTTGGAATTGATACTCAAGATGATTTAAATAGAGCTCTAAAAATATTTGGAGACAAGTAA
- a CDS encoding SH3 domain-containing protein — protein sequence MLTKIKILSFTLFISFFLAACSTKDIKPKVPFETITPKLDLTTLSNSANDNFLDQNLASNEFFIKYFKPWSSSKLSYPKNEAMWGISYKNKKIYLENHQLASKEWFDKVIKNTNFEEYNLNVKKAITLKNTNVRVMPTNSPFFYNPKLPGEGFPFDYNQNSLIKINTPLIVSHLSVDRAWAYVESHFVGGWVDINSIAFVDEEFINEFKTSNYFVSIKEKFPIYDPVFREYVKIGSIFPKRGEKFIIASNDENQNAKITYIDLNIDEIEKMPIKYNSENRVKILNSLLEEPYGWGGLLNNRDCSSFTQDYFTVFGKYLHRNSKAQTTNGKYLDISNLTLNEKKDFIRKNAVPFSTLVYLKGHIMLYVGEKENEPLVAHNIWSIRLKDKNKQEFRHIIGKATLTTLEPGIELEGFEENSNILKKVQGITILN from the coding sequence ATGTTAACAAAAATTAAAATTCTCAGTTTTACTCTTTTTATATCATTCTTTTTAGCAGCTTGTAGTACAAAAGATATAAAACCAAAAGTTCCATTTGAAACAATAACACCAAAATTGGATTTAACAACTCTTTCAAATAGTGCAAATGATAATTTTTTAGATCAAAATCTAGCTAGTAATGAATTTTTTATTAAATATTTTAAACCTTGGAGTTCTTCAAAACTTTCATATCCAAAAAATGAAGCAATGTGGGGAATATCTTATAAAAATAAAAAAATATATTTAGAAAATCATCAACTAGCAAGTAAAGAGTGGTTTGACAAAGTAATAAAAAATACAAATTTTGAGGAATACAATTTAAATGTAAAAAAAGCTATTACTTTAAAAAATACAAATGTAAGAGTAATGCCTACAAATTCACCATTTTTTTATAATCCGAAACTTCCAGGAGAAGGATTTCCTTTTGATTACAACCAAAATTCATTAATCAAAATAAATACACCTTTAATAGTATCTCACCTATCAGTTGATAGAGCTTGGGCATATGTTGAATCACATTTTGTAGGTGGTTGGGTTGATATAAATAGTATTGCTTTTGTTGATGAAGAATTTATAAATGAATTTAAAACATCAAACTACTTCGTAAGTATAAAAGAAAAATTTCCTATTTATGATCCTGTATTTAGAGAATATGTAAAAATTGGCTCAATTTTTCCAAAAAGGGGTGAAAAATTTATTATTGCTTCAAATGATGAAAACCAAAATGCAAAAATTACATATATTGATTTAAACATTGATGAAATAGAAAAAATGCCTATAAAGTACAATAGTGAGAATAGAGTAAAAATTTTAAATAGCTTATTAGAAGAACCTTATGGATGGGGAGGATTACTAAATAATAGAGATTGTTCAAGCTTTACTCAAGATTATTTTACTGTATTTGGAAAATATCTTCATAGAAATTCAAAAGCTCAAACAACAAATGGAAAATATTTAGATATTTCAAATTTAACTTTAAATGAAAAAAAAGATTTTATTAGAAAAAATGCAGTTCCTTTTTCTACATTAGTATATTTAAAAGGTCATATTATGCTTTATGTTGGAGAGAAAGAAAATGAACCTTTAGTAGCTCACAACATCTGGAGTATAAGACTTAAAGACAAAAATAAACAGGAGTTTAGACATATTATTGGAAAAGCAACTCTCACAACTTTAGAACCTGGAATTGAATTAGAAGGGTTTGAAGAAAATAGCAATATTCTAAAAAAAGTTCAAGGGATTACAATTCTGAACTAA
- the rsmH gene encoding 16S rRNA (cytosine(1402)-N(4))-methyltransferase RsmH: MQEIPHIPVLYNEVLEAFKNINDGFIIDCTTGYAGHSSGLLKQNSNIKLICNDQDDEALEFSKNRLKEFENRVQFNKGNFKNVISEFESYDIKGILADIGVSSLQLDKLERGFSFNSLSLDMRMDQNQILDAATVVNSYSQTDLEKILKEYGEVREYKKIASLIVSNRPFYSSKELADFLYKKMPKGKIHPATLVFQAIRIEVNDELGVLEKLFDSIENAKFKNCIVAIISFHSLEDRIVKNYFKKWSQNCICPDGVFRCECGNNHALGKIITKKPIIPTQNEIKQNPRSRSSKLRIFKFD, translated from the coding sequence TTGCAAGAGATTCCTCATATACCTGTTTTATATAATGAAGTTTTAGAAGCTTTTAAAAATATAAATGACGGTTTTATAATAGATTGTACTACGGGTTACGCTGGACATAGCAGTGGATTATTAAAACAAAATTCAAATATAAAGTTAATATGTAATGACCAAGATGATGAAGCATTAGAATTTTCAAAGAATAGATTAAAAGAATTTGAAAATAGGGTCCAATTTAATAAAGGAAATTTCAAAAATGTAATTTCAGAATTTGAATCATATGATATAAAAGGTATCTTAGCAGATATTGGAGTATCTTCCTTACAATTAGATAAACTTGAAAGAGGGTTTAGCTTTAACTCATTATCTTTAGATATGAGAATGGACCAAAATCAAATTTTAGATGCAGCAACAGTTGTAAATAGTTATTCTCAAACAGATCTTGAAAAAATCTTAAAAGAGTATGGAGAAGTAAGAGAATATAAAAAAATAGCTTCTTTAATAGTTTCGAATAGACCATTTTATAGTTCTAAAGAACTTGCAGACTTTTTATATAAAAAAATGCCAAAAGGTAAAATTCATCCAGCAACTTTAGTTTTTCAAGCAATAAGAATAGAAGTAAATGATGAGTTAGGAGTATTAGAAAAACTTTTTGATTCAATTGAAAATGCAAAGTTTAAAAATTGTATAGTAGCTATAATATCTTTTCATTCTTTAGAAGATAGGATTGTAAAAAACTATTTTAAAAAGTGGAGTCAAAATTGTATTTGTCCAGACGGGGTTTTTAGATGTGAATGTGGGAATAATCATGCTTTAGGTAAAATTATTACAAAAAAGCCTATAATTCCAACTCAAAATGAGATAAAACAGAATCCAAGAAGCAGAAGCTCAAAATTAAGGATATTTAAATTTGACTAG
- a CDS encoding class II aldolase and adducin N-terminal domain-containing protein, with translation MVDQSTMQLLSDLSFSMFSKNFFGIYHGSLSAKLDQNNFMINTKDAVFDNIDENSFCRLNMNKQDFRWNIASMEAHVHSTIYTNIHEAKYIAFGMPIYTTAYSLVNDNIIFEDYFGKTMFEEISIYNPGDFSTWYKRNALEITKYLKNSPNNMMIIKGVGTYVYDRDIHELVKKIAILENSCRLLSIKSTFK, from the coding sequence ATGGTTGACCAAAGTACAATGCAGCTACTATCAGATTTATCTTTTTCTATGTTTAGTAAAAACTTTTTTGGTATTTATCATGGTTCGCTTTCAGCAAAGTTAGACCAAAATAATTTTATGATAAACACAAAAGATGCAGTATTTGATAACATTGATGAAAATTCATTTTGTCGTTTAAATATGAATAAACAAGATTTTAGATGGAATATTGCAAGTATGGAAGCCCATGTTCACTCTACAATATATACAAATATACATGAAGCAAAATATATTGCATTTGGTATGCCTATTTATACAACAGCTTATAGCTTAGTAAATGACAATATAATATTTGAAGATTACTTTGGAAAAACAATGTTTGAAGAAATATCTATTTATAATCCAGGAGATTTCTCAACTTGGTATAAAAGAAATGCTTTAGAAATTACAAAATACCTAAAAAACTCACCTAATAATATGATGATTATAAAAGGTGTTGGAACTTATGTATATGATAGAGATATACATGAACTTGTAAAAAAAATAGCAATTTTAGAGAATTCTTGTAGATTATTAAGCATAAAAAGTACTTTCAAGTAA
- a CDS encoding HU family DNA-binding protein, with protein sequence MNKAEFIDAVAAKAGLSKKDAKGAVDAVLDTITEALVKKDSVSFIGFGTFTVAQRAARTAKVPGTTKTVEVPATTVAKFKVGKALKEAVAK encoded by the coding sequence ATGAATAAGGCTGAATTTATTGATGCAGTTGCAGCTAAAGCTGGATTATCTAAAAAAGATGCTAAAGGTGCTGTTGATGCAGTATTAGATACAATTACTGAGGCTTTAGTTAAAAAAGATTCTGTAAGCTTTATTGGATTTGGTACATTTACAGTTGCTCAAAGAGCTGCTAGAACTGCAAAAGTTCCAGGAACAACAAAAACAGTTGAAGTACCAGCTACAACAGTTGCTAAATTTAAAGTTGGAAAAGCTTTAAAAGAGGCTGTTGCTAAATAA
- a CDS encoding LuxR C-terminal-related transcriptional regulator, with amino-acid sequence MIYIHDDGLTLLNKSIRLPKELKYKFFTNKNLIEVTDEDIVVFLNIELDSPMLNEIIDLNTSIIILDSNPSFEKGVKLLSLGVKAYANILINDIHLKDVINTVKAGNIWLYPEFINYLALNLNTNNKTINIDKEFEVLTQKEKEVAFLVLKKISYLDISKQLNISIRTVKAHTKSIYEKFNVINRLAFILKFS; translated from the coding sequence ATGATTTATATTCATGACGATGGTTTAACTTTACTAAACAAATCTATTAGATTACCAAAGGAATTGAAATATAAGTTTTTTACCAATAAAAATCTTATTGAAGTAACAGATGAAGATATAGTTGTATTTTTAAATATAGAGTTAGATAGTCCTATGTTAAATGAGATAATTGATTTAAATACATCTATAATTATACTTGATTCAAATCCATCATTTGAAAAAGGTGTAAAACTACTATCATTAGGTGTAAAAGCATATGCGAATATTTTAATAAATGACATTCACTTAAAAGATGTTATTAATACAGTAAAGGCTGGAAATATTTGGTTATATCCAGAATTTATAAACTATTTAGCTTTGAATTTAAATACAAATAATAAAACTATAAATATTGATAAAGAATTTGAAGTTTTGACTCAAAAAGAAAAAGAGGTTGCTTTTTTAGTTTTGAAAAAAATCTCATATTTAGATATTTCAAAGCAGTTAAATATTTCGATAAGAACTGTAAAAGCACATACGAAAAGTATTTATGAAAAGTTTAATGTAATAAATAGGTTAGCTTTTATTTTAAAATTCTCATAA
- a CDS encoding HlyD family type I secretion periplasmic adaptor subunit, giving the protein MKNNYNYSQDDYEFMNSLNSAILEKNPKKFKLILWFWIITVFTFIIWASIAEIDEIVRGEGKVISFDENKMIQNLEGGIIEEIFVKDGDIVKKGDILLRIDNQKSVADYESTNKKLLELKAKINRLKAEIEDKNYVVDIYSTEEFKHYENLELNLYELNKNRLNSEISVLDEQLKQKINDLSSTRSSINYLSSEYSFVIEEQKILEPLVVKKLKPQSELLRVKKEANNIQMQLSSARISIPKIESSITEIKNKINEAKENFKKTAQEQLNESSAEFERINASIGSLKDKVFRTNVYSPDDGIVQKVFFNTIGGVIKPGDNLVEIVPTGKHLLIQTKIKPSDIAFIHYNQKAQVKFTAYDYAIYGGLEGKVVKISPDTEMDETKKESFYNINVQTEDNYLKKGEQKLPIIPGMVVNVDILTGKKTVFDYIMKPIFKAKQYTFTER; this is encoded by the coding sequence TTGAAAAATAATTATAATTATAGTCAAGATGATTATGAATTTATGAATAGCTTAAATTCAGCTATTCTTGAAAAAAATCCTAAGAAATTTAAACTAATTCTTTGGTTTTGGATTATTACAGTTTTTACTTTTATTATTTGGGCTTCTATTGCTGAAATTGATGAAATAGTTAGAGGTGAGGGGAAAGTAATATCTTTTGATGAAAATAAAATGATTCAAAATTTAGAAGGTGGAATAATTGAGGAGATTTTTGTAAAAGATGGAGATATCGTAAAAAAAGGTGATATTTTACTTAGAATTGATAATCAAAAATCAGTTGCTGATTATGAATCAACAAATAAAAAATTATTAGAATTAAAAGCTAAAATAAATAGATTAAAAGCTGAAATTGAAGATAAAAACTATGTTGTTGATATTTATAGCACTGAAGAATTTAAACATTATGAAAATTTGGAATTAAATTTATATGAATTAAATAAAAATAGATTAAATTCTGAAATAAGTGTTTTAGATGAACAATTAAAACAAAAAATTAATGATTTAAGCTCGACAAGAAGTAGTATTAATTATTTAAGTAGTGAATATTCTTTTGTAATTGAAGAACAAAAAATATTAGAACCTTTGGTTGTTAAGAAGTTAAAACCACAATCTGAGTTATTAAGAGTCAAAAAAGAGGCTAATAATATTCAAATGCAACTTTCATCAGCTAGAATTTCTATTCCAAAGATAGAGTCATCTATTACTGAAATAAAAAATAAAATTAATGAAGCTAAAGAAAATTTCAAAAAAACTGCCCAAGAGCAACTTAATGAATCAAGTGCTGAATTTGAAAGAATAAATGCAAGTATTGGTAGTTTAAAAGATAAAGTATTTAGAACAAATGTATATTCTCCTGATGATGGAATTGTTCAAAAAGTATTCTTTAATACTATTGGTGGAGTAATAAAACCTGGTGATAATCTTGTTGAAATTGTTCCTACTGGAAAACATCTGTTAATTCAAACAAAAATAAAACCATCTGATATAGCATTTATACATTACAATCAAAAAGCTCAAGTTAAATTTACAGCTTATGATTATGCTATATATGGTGGATTAGAAGGAAAAGTTGTAAAAATTAGTCCTGATACGGAGATGGATGAAACAAAAAAAGAGAGTTTTTATAATATAAATGTACAAACAGAAGATAACTACCTAAAAAAAGGTGAACAAAAACTTCCAATAATACCTGGTATGGTTGTTAATGTTGATATTTTAACTGGTAAGAAAACTGTTTTTGATTATATAATGAAACCTATATTTAAGGCAAAGCAATACACATTCACAGAGAGGTAA
- a CDS encoding type I secretion system permease/ATPase, producing MYDQYNEETLNSLLESLVTFTKFYHKPFSRESLVHDLPIENGKFAPELFSLGNSKGLFSRAATNAGLKTKFIKKDLKDISELQLPMILLMSNSSSCILDSFSDDRSKVKIISEVSNEIVEQWYDIEKIEKEYIGFGILLKKIFTYTNSDKEDKSNFTVKHWFWSTLEISKGIYIDVIFASILINLFILATPLFTMNVYDRVIPNNGIETLWFFSAGILLVYLLDIFLKLLRSYFLEIAAKKSDIIMSSIIFEKVLGLKLEFIPKPIGAFANNLKNFDVIRNFLTNSTLVAFIDVPFTILFLIVIYYLGGVIVIIPIVVILMILLMSVLLKNPIQNNIKKINEIISKKNSILIEVLNNLETLKSLGGNNNIRWNWEESNGNIAKIGFLSRMLSSFIPSFTSFLIQLNTVVIVIAGVYLIRDFELTMGSLIAIVILSSRAVAPMGQAAGLITNYEDAANSYKILNELMNKPEERPKNSDFVSRRELSGRIEFKNVTFKYPNTEVEILKNASFVINPGDRVAILGKIGTGKSTILKLILKLYEPTSGSILIDDIDITQLDPADIRRNMGYVSQHISLFNGTLKENIIFRASYVNDEKMLKAAKIANVDSFANTHPRGYDMPIGERGEGLSGGQIQSVGLARACLFDYPINLFDEPTSSMDKQTEDIVLDNLNNFMKNKTLIVITQKMPLLRIVDKIIVLNNSTVYLQGEKEAVIKALSQGDGFEK from the coding sequence ATGTATGATCAATATAATGAAGAGACTCTAAATTCACTTTTAGAGTCTTTAGTTACTTTCACAAAATTTTATCATAAACCTTTTTCTAGAGAATCTTTAGTTCATGATTTGCCAATTGAAAATGGTAAATTTGCTCCAGAACTATTTTCTTTAGGTAATTCAAAGGGACTCTTTTCAAGAGCAGCTACTAATGCTGGTTTAAAAACAAAATTTATTAAGAAAGATTTAAAAGATATTTCAGAACTTCAATTGCCTATGATATTGTTGATGTCTAATTCAAGCAGTTGTATCCTTGATTCTTTTTCTGATGACAGAAGTAAAGTAAAAATCATATCAGAAGTTTCAAATGAAATTGTAGAACAATGGTATGATATTGAAAAAATAGAAAAAGAGTATATAGGTTTTGGAATTTTACTTAAAAAGATATTTACTTATACAAATTCTGATAAAGAAGATAAATCTAATTTTACTGTAAAACATTGGTTTTGGAGCACATTAGAAATTTCTAAAGGTATTTATATTGATGTAATTTTTGCATCAATTTTAATAAACCTTTTTATTTTGGCTACGCCTTTATTTACGATGAATGTTTATGATAGAGTTATTCCTAATAATGGAATTGAAACGTTGTGGTTTTTTTCAGCAGGAATCCTTTTAGTATATTTATTGGACATTTTCTTAAAATTATTAAGAAGTTATTTTTTAGAAATAGCAGCTAAGAAGAGTGATATTATTATGTCTTCTATAATTTTTGAAAAAGTTTTAGGTTTGAAATTAGAATTTATTCCAAAACCAATAGGAGCATTCGCAAACAATTTAAAAAATTTTGATGTTATAAGAAATTTTTTAACAAATTCTACTTTAGTTGCGTTTATTGATGTTCCATTTACAATTCTTTTTTTAATTGTTATTTATTATTTGGGTGGTGTAATTGTTATTATCCCTATTGTTGTGATACTAATGATTTTACTTATGTCTGTGTTGTTAAAAAATCCAATTCAGAATAATATTAAAAAAATAAATGAAATAATTTCTAAAAAGAATTCTATTTTAATTGAAGTTTTAAATAATCTTGAAACTTTAAAAAGTTTAGGTGGTAATAACAATATTAGATGGAACTGGGAAGAAAGCAATGGTAATATTGCTAAAATAGGTTTTCTATCAAGAATGTTATCTTCTTTTATTCCTTCTTTTACATCTTTTCTAATACAATTAAATACTGTTGTTATAGTAATTGCAGGAGTTTATTTAATTCGAGATTTTGAATTGACTATGGGTTCTTTAATAGCAATAGTGATTTTATCTTCAAGAGCAGTTGCTCCTATGGGACAAGCAGCAGGATTAATTACAAATTATGAAGATGCGGCTAATTCATACAAAATTTTAAATGAGTTAATGAATAAACCAGAAGAAAGACCAAAAAATAGTGATTTCGTATCTAGAAGAGAATTAAGTGGAAGAATAGAATTTAAAAATGTTACATTTAAATATCCCAATACAGAAGTTGAAATATTAAAAAATGCATCTTTTGTGATAAATCCAGGAGATAGAGTTGCCATACTAGGAAAAATTGGTACTGGTAAAAGTACAATATTAAAGTTGATATTAAAGCTTTATGAACCAACTAGTGGTTCAATTCTAATAGATGATATAGATATTACACAATTAGATCCTGCTGATATAAGAAGAAATATGGGGTATGTATCTCAACATATATCCTTATTTAATGGAACTCTTAAAGAAAATATTATTTTTAGAGCATCTTATGTAAATGATGAAAAAATGTTAAAAGCTGCAAAAATTGCAAATGTTGATAGTTTTGCAAATACTCATCCAAGAGGTTATGATATGCCTATTGGTGAAAGAGGTGAAGGTTTGTCAGGAGGACAAATACAATCTGTTGGATTAGCAAGAGCTTGTTTATTTGATTATCCAATTAATTTATTTGATGAGCCAACGAGCTCTATGGATAAGCAAACTGAGGATATTGTTTTAGATAATTTAAACAATTTTATGAAAAATAAAACTCTAATTGTTATTACTCAAAAAATGCCTTTACTTAGAATTGTAGATAAAATAATAGTACTAAATAATAGTACAGTATACCTTCAAGGAGAAAAGGAAGCTGTTATTAAAGCTTTATCTCAAGGAGATGGTTTTGAAAAATAA